GAAGAGGTTCTCACCGACGCGGCCCTCGCCTTCGTGGCTGAGCTGCACCGGCGGTTCACGCCGCGGCGTGACGAGCTTCTCGCCCGCCGCGCCGAGCGCCGCGCCGAGATCGCCCGTACTTCCACCCTGGACTTCCTCCCGGAGACCGCCGCGATCCGCGCGGACGACTCCTGGAAGGTCGCTCCGGCCCCCGCGGCGCTGAACGACCGCCGGGTGGAGATCACCGGACCCACCGACCGCAAGATGACCATCAACGCCCTGAACTCGGGCGCCAGGGTCTGGCTCGCCGACTTCGAGGACGCCTCGGCCCCCACCTGGGAGAACGTCGTCCTCGGCCAGCGCAATCTGATCGACGCCTACGAGCGGAAGATCGACTTCACCGACCCGGCGTCCGGGAAGACTTACGCTCTGCGGCCGAACGATGAACTCGCGACCGTCGTGATGCGCCCGCGCGGCTGGCACCTCGAAGAGCGCCACCTGCAGTTCGAGGGCCGCCCGGTCCCGGGCGCACTGGTCGACTTCGGCCTGTACTTCTTCCACAACGCGCAGCGCCTGATCGACCTCGGCAAGGGCCCGTACTTCTACCTCCCGAAGACGGAGTCGTACCTGGAGGCCCGGCTCTGGAACGACATCTTCGTGTTCGCGCAGAACTACGTCGGCATCCCGCAGGGCACCGTCCGCGCGACCGTCCTGATCGAGACGATCACGGCGGCGTACGAGATGGAGGAGATCCTCTACGAACTCCGTGACCACGCGGCCGGGCTCAACGCCGGCCGCTGGGACTACCTCTTCTCCATCGTCAAGAACTTCCGTGACGGCGGCGCGAAGTTCGTGCTCCCGGACCGCAACGCGGTGACGATGACCGCCCCGTTCATGCGCGCGTACACCGAACTCCTCGTCCGCACCTGCCACAAGCGCGGCGCCCACGCCATCGGCGGCATGGCGGCCTTCATCCCGTCCCGCCGCGACGCCGAGGTCAACAAGGTCGCCTTCGAGAAGGTCAAGGCCGACAAGGACCGCGAGGCGGCCGACGGCTTCGACGGCTCCTGGGTCGCCCACCCCGACCTGGTCCCGATCGCGCTGGCCTCCTTCGACGCGGTGCTGGGCGAGAAGCCCAACCAGAAGGACCGACTGCGCGAGGATGTCTCGGTGGCGCCGGGCGACCTGATCGCCATCGACTCCCTGGACGCCAGGCCCACGTACGAGGGTCTGCGCAACGCCGTCCAGGTCGGCATCCGCTACATCGAGGCATGGCTGCGCGGCCTCGGCGCGGTCGCGATCTTCAACCTGATGGAGGACGCGGCGACCGCGGAGATCTCCCGCTCCCAGATCTGGCAGTGGATCAACGCGGGCGTGGTCTTCGAGAACGGCGAGCTCGCCACCCCGGAGCTGGCCCGCAAGGTCGCGGCACAGGAACTGGCGGCGATCCGCGCGGAGATCGGCGAGGAGGCGTTCGCGGCGGGCAAGTGGCAGCAGGCCCACGACCTACTGCTGCGCGTCTCCCTGGACGCCGACTACGCGGACTTCCTGACGCTGCCCGCGTACGAGCAGCTGACCGGCTGACGTCTGCCGTTTCTGTTGGACTCCGCCCCCGGTACCGCACAGCGCACAGCACCGGGGGCGTCGTGGGCCCACGCGTACTGTGCGGCAGCGAACTGCGACGGCGGCCCGGTACGTCTCATCTCGTGCCACTCCGGCTACGCCGCGCCGAACTCCGTGGAACTCCCTCTCGCCCAGAGGGTGGCCAACGACCTTGGGGTGCCGGTGTACGCACCGACCAACAAGGTTGGAACATCGCCCGACCTGGGCCCCGGGCAGACGCCTCAGATTGGCAACAACGGCTACTGGCGAATATTTCTTGCCAATGGCCGAATAGCGGAACGATCAACGGAGACACAATGATCAAGCGAGTGGGGTTCTTTCGCGAATTCGAGCCTCAGGACGCGGACCTCTCCGCTCCGTCGATTCATGATGCTGTTCGACCGCATGGGATGGATGACGAGTCCGGAATCCTGGCGTACCTTTCATCGGGGACCGAGATCTTCAGCGCCATGGGGGCGGAACGGGATGTCGTTACGGGCGACGAGTGGATTCCGGGAGCCGGATCACTCGTCACCGACGGCACTTGGATGTGGCCGATCGAACTACACCATTACGTGAAGCGGTACCACGCAGAATTGCCGGAAGATTTCCTCGCGACAATGCGCTCCACGCGCTACACCGCTCCGGCAGTGTCACGCGACCGCGTCGAGGAGATCGTTCGGGATGTTTTCGGTGGACTTCCCTTCGCCACTGGGGCAGGCGGCAAGGAAGGCGCGGACGGTTTCTTCTCCTGGTACCTGTCCTATCTGACCTCACAGAGCAGCAGCCGGCTGCTGGAGAGTCTGGAGGCGGCAGGGCTGAAGGCTCGTCATCCCCTCACCGGTGACATCTCCCTGTTCCGTACGGGGAAAGACGGTGGAGACGCCCGGCTTGTGCGGGACTCGGGGGACCTGGCCGACGTTCTCGCCGATCCCGGTCACGGCGAGGTCGCGCTCCACCTCTGGTTCGCTTCGGACACCTTCACGATTCTCCGGGTGCGACGGCTGGATGACGAGACGACCGTTGTCGTCCACGAGCTCAGTGACCTGCAGGAGCCGGAGCGTGAGCAGGTGGTGGCGGCGCTGGTGCAAACGCTCGACCAACTCCGTGACTCATGCCGTGGGTTCGTGCTCGACCGCGCTGGGCTCAGCCCGCACGTCGCCTGGGACTCGGTGATCTGCGAGGGCGCGTCACCGACCGCGCCTCTCCCCGACAGCGTCGCGGTCGACGCGACCCGCTTCGCGCAGCTTTCCGGGTTCGACACCATGACACGCACCACCTACGGACACCTGGCGGTCTTTAGCCGGAGGTCTACGGAGGGGGCACGACCGTAGCGTCGGTGCCCAGA
This window of the Streptomyces sp. SLBN-118 genome carries:
- the aceB gene encoding malate synthase A; translation: MSAPAPSPLAIVEAEPLPRQEEVLTDAALAFVAELHRRFTPRRDELLARRAERRAEIARTSTLDFLPETAAIRADDSWKVAPAPAALNDRRVEITGPTDRKMTINALNSGARVWLADFEDASAPTWENVVLGQRNLIDAYERKIDFTDPASGKTYALRPNDELATVVMRPRGWHLEERHLQFEGRPVPGALVDFGLYFFHNAQRLIDLGKGPYFYLPKTESYLEARLWNDIFVFAQNYVGIPQGTVRATVLIETITAAYEMEEILYELRDHAAGLNAGRWDYLFSIVKNFRDGGAKFVLPDRNAVTMTAPFMRAYTELLVRTCHKRGAHAIGGMAAFIPSRRDAEVNKVAFEKVKADKDREAADGFDGSWVAHPDLVPIALASFDAVLGEKPNQKDRLREDVSVAPGDLIAIDSLDARPTYEGLRNAVQVGIRYIEAWLRGLGAVAIFNLMEDAATAEISRSQIWQWINAGVVFENGELATPELARKVAAQELAAIRAEIGEEAFAAGKWQQAHDLLLRVSLDADYADFLTLPAYEQLTG